A single genomic interval of Penaeus chinensis breed Huanghai No. 1 chromosome 23, ASM1920278v2, whole genome shotgun sequence harbors:
- the LOC125037535 gene encoding small proline-rich protein 2G-like encodes MLRLRFVALLAACFMVVMSSQNCTRYCQTPGQTDLCCDPPPPPRCPYPPPCIDFDGKIPFCYSDDQCPPGQKCCTDACSQRKVCLPV; translated from the exons ATG TTACGCCTTCGCTTTGTTGCCCTTCTCGCTGCCTGCTTCATGGTTGTCATGTCGAGCCAGAATTGCACCCGTTACTGCCAGACTCCTGGGCAGACTGACCTGTGCTGTG atcccccacctccccctcgctgcccctacccccctccgtGCATCGACTTCGACGGCAAGATCCCC TTCTGCTACAGTGACGACCAGTGTCCACCGGGACAGAAATGCTGCACTGACGCCTGTTCCCAAAGGAAAGTTTGTTTGCCCGTCTGA